The Solidesulfovibrio fructosivorans JJ] sequence GTTGACCAGCTGCTGGCCGGTGCGGCGCGAGGCGTCCTCGCGCATGTCCAGGGGATCGTTGGGCTCCTGGAAGGGGTCCCAGGCGTCGTAGCCGATCTTGTCGATGAAGCGGCGGCGGCGGGGGCTCAGCTTTTCGTACATGGCGCGCTTGGCCGCCGCCAGATCCTCGGGCGAAAGAGCCATCTATTTCTCCTCGCCGGTCTCGGAACCACCGTCGGGGCCGGGAATCACCCAGGTGGTCGAGCCGCCGCAGGAGGCGCAGGCCGAAGACCCGGGGGCCTCGCCGCACGAGCCGCAATTCGCGCCATTGGCCTGGGACGCCGCCTGGCGGGCCTGGACCTCGGCCGGCGGCATCTGCACCATGTCGTCCTCGGTCACGATGCCGAGATATTCGTCGTCGTATTCGGTGATGAGCGCCAGCGACACCGGCACCAGCACGTCGCCCATCAGCGGCAGCTTGGTCGGCAGCGAGGCCACAACCTCCTGGGACAGGAGCATGAGCCTGTCCTGGAGCTTTTCGATCTTGACCGTGGGATAGCGGCCGCCCGGCTCGAATCCGGCTTTGCCGCAAATGTGGGCCTCGCCGCCGATCTCGAGGGGCACGCCGTAGAGCCGGCAGGTGATGGGGCGGGATTTGTAGAGGATACAGCGGTTGTCGTCGCCGAGCAGCGGGCAGCGGATGCGCTCCCGGGCCAGATCGGCCAGGATCTCGGTGGTCGACACGCCCTTCTCGCTGGCCCGAAAGGCCTTGCGCTTGAGCTTGTAATGCTCGCGGTCGGCCTTGTTGGCCCGCTCCAGGACGGCGTCGCGCGCCTCTCCGGGGGGGAAGGCCTCATTGAATTTGTGGTTGAGGTACAGCGCCTCGATAAGACTCAGGTCGAACAGGGCGTGGCAGCAATCGCTGCACCCTTCGCCGCAGGCGACCATGCCGGGGCAGGCGGCGGCCACCTTGGCGAAAACGGCGTCGGCCTCGGCGGCGATGGCTTCGTAGCGGGCAAAGGCGGGGGAAAAATCCAGGGGCATGGCTTGGGCTCCACGAACGCCCCGGGCCGTGCGCCCATCACGCGGCTCCGCGAGGGTCAGACGGCCCGGGCCGGAGACGGCAACGGGAGCGGACGGCCGCCCGCTCCCGTTGCCGGTTACTTGGCGATTTATTCTTCCTCGACGGTGATGGCGTCCTGGTCGCAAACCTCGACGCAGGATTCACAGCCCAGGCATTCTT is a genomic window containing:
- a CDS encoding YkgJ family cysteine cluster protein gives rise to the protein MPLDFSPAFARYEAIAAEADAVFAKVAAACPGMVACGEGCSDCCHALFDLSLIEALYLNHKFNEAFPPGEARDAVLERANKADREHYKLKRKAFRASEKGVSTTEILADLARERIRCPLLGDDNRCILYKSRPITCRLYGVPLEIGGEAHICGKAGFEPGGRYPTVKIEKLQDRLMLLSQEVVASLPTKLPLMGDVLVPVSLALITEYDDEYLGIVTEDDMVQMPPAEVQARQAASQANGANCGSCGEAPGSSACASCGGSTTWVIPGPDGGSETGEEK